A region of the Candidatus Methylomirabilis oxygeniifera genome:
ACAATAACCTGAGTTTTACCGGCAACTTCCTCAACATGCTATTCCGGATTACGGAGCCCACATACTACCCGCATCCTGTACTGGAAAGAGCTTTAGATGTTCTGTTTGTCCTGCACGCCGATCACGAACAGAACTGCAGTGCTTTAGCTATGCGGTCTGTGGGTAGCTCATACGTCGATCCCTACTCGGCTGTGGCTGCAGCCATAGCGGCCCTGTACGGTCCCCTGCACGGAGGGGCCAATGAAGCCGTGCTCCGGATGTTGAAAGAGATCGGATCGAAGGACAAGGTGGCCGCGCACATTAAGCGGGTTAAGGCCGGCGAGCTGCGGTTGATGGGATTCGGGCACCGGGTCTACAAGAACTACGATCCCAGGGCCAAGGTCATCAAGCGGTTGGCCGAAGAGGTCTTTGAGGTGACGGGAAAAAATCCTCTGCTGGAGATCGCGCTCGAGCTGGAGAGAATCGCACTTCAGGACGAGTACTTCGTCGCGCGAAAGCTCTACCCGAACATTGATTTTTATACCGGCCTGATCTACGAGGCGATGAAGTTTCCGGTGGATATGTTCCCGGTGCTCTTCGCCATCCCCAGGACCGCCGGGTGGGTTGCCCAGTGGGAGGAAATGCTCCTCGACCCGGAACAGAAGATCGCGCGTCCCAGGCAGATCTATCTTGGTCAACAACGGCGCGACTATTACCCAATGGCCAACCGAGTGAGTCAGGCGCCGGGAAGAGAGTGATGAAGCGGATAGTATGGCCATCATTACCGTTTCCAGACAGATCGGGAGCGGCGGCGACGAGATCGCCGTCCGGCTGGCCGAAGAGCTTCAGTTCACGCTTGTAGATCACGCCCTGATCGTCGAGTTGCTGAGCGCGCAAGACGTCTCGAAATCGGACGTCGACACGCTTGACGAGGGAGAATTCGAGGGAAAGCAACAGCAGCGCGAGCAGGATCGGGTCTATATGGATCTCCTACCTACACTGATCGCAGATCTCGCCTCAAAAAAGAATCTGGTGGTACTGGGCCGTGGGGGTCAATGCATCTTCCGAGGGTGTCCGAGCGCATTGCATGTGCGGGTAGTGGCCAGCGCAAAAGAGCGGGCCAGACGCCTTATGGACCGACGTACCATAGAAGAGGACTTCGCGGTTCGTCTGGTTGAGGAAAGCGACGAGGCCAGACGGCGCTTCATCCGGTATCACTACGGGGAAGATATCGACGACGCCGTTCACTACGATCTGGTTGTGAATACAGATCGCGTGAGTGTGGGGACAGCGACGCGCCTCGTCCAAGCCGCAGCAGAGTTGACAGATCTCATGGGGAAGGAGCGGGGAATCGAGCGTTGGCTTGAGGCCGCCCAACCACACCCCTTCGCTCATCCCAGCGAGGCGGAGTTTGCGAAGGTCCTGGATTTCTACCGGATACGATGGGAGTATGAACCGAAGACATTTCCTCTCGCCTGGGACGACGCGGGCAATGCGACCGAAGCCTTCTCGCCGGACTTCTATCTGGTCGACTTCGATCTCTTTATCGAACTGACCACGCTCAAGCAACGCCTGGTGACAGAAAAGAATCGGAAGATCAGACGGTTCCGAGAGCTGTATCCGGAGGTGGCGCTCAAGGTATTTTACGGGAGGGACTATCGCAACTTACTGACCAAGTATGGGCTTGCAGAAAGAGGAAGCTCCAAGTGACCTTTTGGCCCCTTTACATTCCCAGGCATACTACCCTTCAGCCTTTCCTGGTTTCCCTTGATTGTTCCATCAGCTTGCCGAGCCTGATGCGTTGCTCAAGGGCCCGGGAACTTCTGAATTACCCCGGTACTGTCAGGCCGCCAGACCTCTTGGAGCTACTAAGTATATATGGCTGGTTCGAGGTTTTGTCAAGGGGGAAACGGCTTGCCCGCAATGTTTTGAGGGTTCGAAATGCACCATGACATGATCGAGGACCTTGCTGAAGTACTGATTACAGAAGAGGCGATCGCTTATCGCGTGAAGGAATTGGGAGCTGACATTTCACGAGATTATTTTGGCAAAGAGCTTGTCGTTGCAGGTGTGCTGAGGGGGGCCTTGTTCTTCCTGGCCGATCTCGCAAGAGCCATA
Encoded here:
- the gltA gene encoding citrate synthase (Evidence 2a : Function of homologous gene experimentally demonstrated in an other organism; PubMedId : 12788763, 15995199, 8526514, 9729766; Product type e : enzyme), yielding MADSLTVIDNRTEKKYDIPIEHGTIKAMDLRQIKTSDGDFGLMSYDPSFSNTAWCKSQITFIDGEQGILMHRGYPIEQLAEKSTYLETAYLLIYGELPSGEQMDGFVNQITRHTMVHENIKKLMDGFHHDAHPMGILLGTVGALSTFYPDAKDIMDPMSRQRQIIRLIAKMPTLAAYAYRHSRGLPYAYPDNNLSFTGNFLNMLFRITEPTYYPHPVLERALDVLFVLHADHEQNCSALAMRSVGSSYVDPYSAVAAAIAALYGPLHGGANEAVLRMLKEIGSKDKVAAHIKRVKAGELRLMGFGHRVYKNYDPRAKVIKRLAEEVFEVTGKNPLLEIALELERIALQDEYFVARKLYPNIDFYTGLIYEAMKFPVDMFPVLFAIPRTAGWVAQWEEMLLDPEQKIARPRQIYLGQQRRDYYPMANRVSQAPGRE
- a CDS encoding conserved protein of unknown function (Evidence 4 : Homologs of previously reported genes of unknown function); this translates as MAIITVSRQIGSGGDEIAVRLAEELQFTLVDHALIVELLSAQDVSKSDVDTLDEGEFEGKQQQREQDRVYMDLLPTLIADLASKKNLVVLGRGGQCIFRGCPSALHVRVVASAKERARRLMDRRTIEEDFAVRLVEESDEARRRFIRYHYGEDIDDAVHYDLVVNTDRVSVGTATRLVQAAAELTDLMGKERGIERWLEAAQPHPFAHPSEAEFAKVLDFYRIRWEYEPKTFPLAWDDAGNATEAFSPDFYLVDFDLFIELTTLKQRLVTEKNRKIRRFRELYPEVALKVFYGRDYRNLLTKYGLAERGSSK